In Desulfofundulus kuznetsovii DSM 6115, the following are encoded in one genomic region:
- a CDS encoding DUF503 domain-containing protein produces MVVGILVMELRMSEANSLKGKRRVLKSLLDKIKARYNVSVAEVGKQDTWHFSTIGVSFISNDSAHVHQTLTAVVRFVEGLGTVELLDVRMELL; encoded by the coding sequence ACTGGTAATGGAGTTACGCATGAGCGAAGCTAATTCTCTAAAAGGCAAGCGGCGGGTGTTAAAAAGTTTACTGGATAAGATAAAGGCCCGCTACAACGTTTCGGTAGCTGAAGTAGGTAAACAGGATACCTGGCACTTCTCTACCATAGGGGTGTCTTTTATCAGTAACGATAGCGCCCATGTTCACCAGACCCTAACTGCAGTGGTGCGTTTTGTTGAAGGCTTGGGAACGGTGGAATTGCTGGATGTGCGGATGGAGCTACTGTAA